The Planococcus donghaensis genome contains a region encoding:
- a CDS encoding permease prefix domain 1-containing protein, which yields MKQIEAYVEELYQGVGGNKKEINESKKEMKSHLLEAVHELKQEGKSEKEAIQLAIERFGGEQEMRSVVGQLFKAQRIFANWILYLAITVLLLSVVAVGLISAYENENASENSEVASAVHEILTSQGSLTDSMKTEIAALIDGTDQISKVEIYNVSGVGVNSVFDFVKSAKPEYQYSKSVWSPDWLLANFYPYGSGGGDKWYVQLETRLIGSWMGIILFSGLAVYATLFTMWAIINAYHHRRLTIAWIIAFAIFNVVGYLVYILVGKRKVRYN from the coding sequence ATGAAACAAATAGAAGCGTATGTTGAGGAATTGTATCAAGGTGTCGGTGGAAACAAAAAAGAGATTAATGAGTCAAAAAAAGAAATGAAAAGCCACTTATTAGAAGCTGTTCATGAGTTGAAACAAGAAGGAAAATCAGAAAAAGAAGCAATTCAACTTGCTATTGAACGTTTTGGTGGAGAACAAGAAATGCGTTCGGTAGTTGGTCAGTTATTTAAGGCACAACGAATATTTGCTAATTGGATTCTCTATTTAGCCATAACCGTTCTACTGTTAAGTGTTGTGGCAGTCGGATTAATTTCTGCATACGAAAATGAAAATGCCTCTGAGAATTCCGAAGTTGCTTCAGCTGTACACGAAATTTTAACTAGTCAAGGTTCGCTAACCGATTCAATGAAAACTGAAATTGCTGCTTTAATCGATGGAACAGATCAAATTTCAAAAGTTGAAATTTATAACGTCAGTGGTGTAGGTGTAAATTCCGTATTTGACTTCGTAAAGAGCGCAAAACCTGAGTATCAATACAGTAAGTCTGTTTGGTCTCCAGATTGGCTACTAGCGAACTTTTACCCTTACGGAAGTGGTGGGGGGGATAAGTGGTATGTTCAATTGGAAACACGACTTATCGGCAGCTGGATGGGAATTATTTTATTTTCAGGATTAGCGGTCTATGCAACGCTATTCACAATGTGGGCAATAATTAATGCCTATCATCACAGACGATTAACTATTGCCTGGATTATTGCTTTTGCTATTTTTAATGTAGTCGGTTATTTAGTTTATATTTTAGTAGGTAAGAGAAAAGTGAGATATAACTAA